One Pseudomonas sp. MH9.2 DNA segment encodes these proteins:
- a CDS encoding YajG family lipoprotein: MLHRLLFGLLAVGSLTLVGCAHSPQQLSPQPKLTSQLAAVGHGQPVVVRVVDGRPSPTLGTRGGLYPETSAISVQGSDLLPKLQAQTEAAVRLLGFTPTSNGGNAPQLTVTLVDLKYQSPKEGLYVTEATISSTFRADVQNNGRSYSGRYAASLDQRFGMAPNQETNTKLVGDVLSDALTRLFQDQTIGRVLGE; encoded by the coding sequence ATGTTGCATCGCCTGTTGTTCGGTTTGCTTGCTGTTGGCAGTTTGACCCTGGTCGGCTGTGCCCACAGCCCGCAACAACTTAGCCCGCAACCCAAACTCACCAGCCAACTCGCTGCGGTGGGTCATGGTCAGCCGGTCGTGGTTCGCGTCGTCGATGGTCGCCCATCGCCAACCTTGGGAACCCGTGGTGGTCTTTACCCGGAAACCAGCGCCATCAGCGTCCAGGGTTCTGACTTGCTGCCTAAACTGCAAGCTCAGACCGAAGCCGCTGTACGTTTGCTGGGCTTTACCCCGACGTCCAACGGCGGCAACGCACCGCAGTTGACGGTGACTTTGGTGGATCTGAAGTACCAATCGCCCAAAGAAGGTCTGTACGTGACCGAAGCGACCATCAGCTCGACGTTCCGTGCTGACGTGCAAAACAACGGCCGTAGCTACAGTGGTCGGTATGCCGCTTCGCTGGACCAGCGTTTCGGCATGGCGCCGAACCAGGAAACCAATACCAAGCTTGTCGGTGATGTGCTCAGCGATGCGCTGACACGGCTGTTTCAGGATCAAACCATCGGCAGGGTGCTGGGCGAGTAA
- a CDS encoding PA4642 family protein — protein sequence MRKDKKQLIGDEIGDAQIKLFLDFEPVDATSPSLHKLIKAYRGLRINEFERFLVFFLEAGYDLDGKDEHGKDFIALIADQRHADEYIELIEKARG from the coding sequence ATGCGTAAAGATAAGAAGCAGTTGATTGGTGATGAGATCGGCGATGCGCAGATCAAATTGTTCCTCGACTTCGAACCGGTCGATGCAACTTCACCGTCGCTGCACAAGCTGATCAAGGCGTACCGAGGCCTGCGGATCAATGAATTCGAACGTTTCCTGGTGTTCTTCCTCGAAGCCGGTTACGACCTCGATGGCAAAGATGAGCACGGCAAGGATTTCATCGCGCTTATTGCAGACCAGCGTCATGCCGATGAATACATCGAGTTGATCGAAAAAGCTCGCGGCTGA
- a CDS encoding TIGR01777 family oxidoreductase encodes MHILLTGGTGLIGRQLCKHWRAQGHQLTVWSRRPEEVGKLCGDSVRGIARLDEVGAEPVDAVINLAGEPIADRPWTRKRKLLLLSSRIGLTEQLLAWLERREQKPQVLISGSAVGWYGDGGERELDEDAQPVIRDFASQLCESWEETAQRAEELGIRVVIVRTGLVLANPGGFLQRLLLPFKLGLGGPIGNGRQWMSWIHLRDQVALIDFLLNQPDARGPYNACAPHPVRNREFAKTLAGVLHRPAFMPLPAPVLRVLMGEMSEMLLGGQRVHPLRLQAAGFTFQFTDLHAALDNLLGRH; translated from the coding sequence ATGCACATATTGCTGACCGGCGGTACTGGTTTGATAGGACGTCAACTCTGCAAGCACTGGCGGGCTCAAGGTCATCAGCTCACTGTCTGGAGTCGAAGGCCTGAAGAGGTCGGTAAACTCTGCGGCGATTCGGTCCGCGGCATTGCGCGTCTTGACGAGGTGGGTGCCGAACCGGTTGATGCGGTGATCAATCTGGCAGGCGAGCCGATTGCCGACAGGCCCTGGACCCGCAAGCGCAAGTTACTGCTGTTGAGCAGTCGCATCGGCCTCACAGAACAACTGCTCGCCTGGCTGGAGAGGCGCGAACAAAAACCGCAGGTGTTGATTTCTGGCTCGGCGGTGGGCTGGTATGGCGATGGTGGCGAGCGTGAGCTGGACGAAGACGCGCAGCCAGTCATCCGGGATTTTGCCAGCCAGTTGTGCGAAAGCTGGGAAGAGACCGCGCAACGTGCGGAAGAGCTGGGCATCCGTGTGGTGATTGTGCGCACGGGGTTGGTGTTGGCCAATCCCGGTGGTTTTTTGCAGCGCCTGTTGCTGCCGTTCAAACTCGGTCTGGGCGGGCCCATCGGTAATGGTCGGCAATGGATGTCGTGGATTCATTTGCGCGATCAAGTTGCGCTAATTGACTTTCTGTTGAATCAGCCTGACGCACGAGGTCCTTATAATGCCTGCGCGCCGCACCCGGTACGTAATCGCGAATTCGCCAAGACGCTGGCTGGCGTGCTGCACCGCCCAGCGTTCATGCCATTGCCGGCCCCTGTGTTACGCGTGCTGATGGGCGAAATGTCCGAGATGTTGCTGGGTGGTCAGCGCGTGCACCCCTTGCGATTGCAAGCGGCAGGTTTCACTTTCCAATTCACTGATCTGCACGCGGCCCTGGATAATTTGCTGGGTCGCCACTGA
- a CDS encoding hypoxanthine-guanine phosphoribosyltransferase: MSADLEHIRQIMREADCLYTEAEVEVAIARVGAQINAQLADSNPVVFCVMNGGLIFSGKLLTHLNFPLEASYLHATRYRNETTGGDLFWKAKPEVSFMDRDVLIIDDILDEGHTLGAIVDFCKHAGARAVHTAVLIDKDHDRKARADLKADFVGLPCIDRYIFGYGMDYKGYWRNAAGIYAVKGM; the protein is encoded by the coding sequence ATGTCTGCTGATCTCGAGCATATCCGTCAAATCATGCGCGAGGCTGACTGCCTTTACACAGAAGCTGAAGTCGAAGTCGCCATCGCTCGTGTCGGTGCGCAGATCAATGCCCAGCTGGCCGACAGCAATCCCGTGGTGTTCTGCGTGATGAACGGCGGCCTGATTTTTTCTGGCAAGCTGTTGACCCATCTGAACTTCCCGCTGGAAGCGTCTTACCTGCATGCCACCCGCTATCGCAACGAAACCACCGGCGGCGACCTTTTCTGGAAAGCCAAGCCGGAAGTCTCGTTCATGGACCGCGATGTGTTGATCATTGATGACATCCTCGACGAAGGTCATACCCTCGGCGCGATCGTGGATTTCTGCAAGCACGCCGGTGCGCGCGCTGTGCATACCGCCGTGTTGATCGACAAGGATCACGACCGCAAGGCGCGCGCTGACCTGAAAGCCGATTTCGTCGGTCTGCCGTGCATCGACCGCTACATCTTCGGTTACGGCATGGATTACAAAGGTTACTGGCGTAACGCGGCTGGCATCTATGCGGTTAAAGGAATGTAA
- the dauA gene encoding C4-dicarboxylic acid transporter DauA codes for MSFSLPPVFSAWRQTWRAGYSWIALRGDLSAGLTVGVIAIPLAMALAIAVGVAPQYGLYTVLVAAPLIALTGGSRFNVSGPTAAFVVILLPITQQYGLGGLLLCTMLAGLILITLGLIRAGRLIQYIPYPVTLGFTAGIGIVIATLQLKDLLGLTLSSQPQHYVEQVGVLLQSLPSAHLGDAVVGAVCLAVLIVWPRWVPKVPGHLVALAVGALLGLLMEAAGWSVATLGERFSYSVDGISHAGIPPFLPTFTWPWNLPAADGQSLTLSYDLIRQLMAPAFAIAMLGAMESLLCAVVADGMTGSKHDPNAELIGQGLGNLVGPLFGGITATAAIARSAASIRAGAFSPIAAIIHSAVVLVAIVLLAPLFSYLPMAAMAALLVMVAWNMAEARHVIHTLRIAPRSDVWVLLTCLSLTVLFDMVLAVGVGLLMAAGLFIKRMSDLTDTAELPRSYHQALHDMPDQVQSYAIRGPLFFGAAEKALSVLRKFSSGVKVVVVEMSAVPMLDMTALAALDSVLVEYRSAGVGLILVGTTPRVRLKLRRAGVHRLEGQLAYVRDLQQARVKALRWLGQDDVR; via the coding sequence ATGTCTTTCTCATTGCCGCCCGTTTTTTCTGCCTGGCGCCAAACCTGGCGTGCCGGATACTCATGGATAGCCTTGCGCGGCGACCTCAGCGCCGGCCTGACGGTAGGGGTTATCGCCATTCCTCTGGCGATGGCCTTGGCCATTGCCGTGGGCGTCGCCCCCCAATATGGGCTGTATACCGTGCTGGTGGCCGCCCCGTTGATCGCCTTGACGGGCGGCTCGCGGTTCAACGTCAGCGGACCGACCGCAGCCTTCGTGGTGATTTTGCTGCCCATCACCCAGCAGTACGGACTCGGCGGCCTGTTGCTGTGCACAATGCTTGCCGGACTGATCCTGATCACGCTTGGCCTGATCCGCGCAGGTCGGCTGATTCAATACATCCCCTACCCAGTCACCCTAGGTTTTACCGCCGGGATCGGGATTGTGATCGCAACCTTGCAGCTCAAAGACTTACTCGGTCTGACCCTCAGCAGCCAGCCGCAGCACTATGTCGAGCAAGTAGGCGTGCTACTCCAGTCGCTGCCCAGCGCTCACTTAGGCGATGCGGTGGTAGGCGCGGTGTGCCTGGCAGTCCTGATCGTCTGGCCACGCTGGGTGCCGAAAGTCCCGGGGCACCTGGTTGCACTGGCGGTAGGCGCGCTGCTGGGATTGCTCATGGAGGCAGCGGGCTGGTCAGTCGCAACCCTTGGTGAACGCTTCAGCTATAGCGTCGATGGCATCAGTCATGCCGGCATTCCGCCGTTCCTGCCGACCTTCACCTGGCCGTGGAACCTGCCCGCCGCCGATGGGCAATCGCTGACCCTGTCCTATGATTTGATCCGCCAACTGATGGCCCCGGCGTTTGCCATCGCGATGCTTGGCGCGATGGAGTCACTGCTATGCGCGGTGGTCGCCGATGGTATGACAGGCAGTAAACACGACCCCAATGCCGAGCTGATCGGCCAAGGCCTGGGCAATCTGGTTGGCCCGTTGTTCGGCGGGATCACCGCCACGGCGGCCATCGCCCGCAGTGCGGCCAGCATCCGCGCCGGTGCGTTTTCACCCATAGCGGCGATCATTCACAGCGCCGTGGTGCTGGTCGCGATTGTCCTGTTGGCGCCGCTGTTCAGCTACCTGCCCATGGCGGCAATGGCCGCGTTGCTGGTGATGGTGGCCTGGAACATGGCCGAAGCCCGTCACGTCATCCATACCCTGCGCATAGCGCCACGTAGCGATGTATGGGTACTGCTGACCTGCTTGAGCCTGACGGTGCTGTTCGACATGGTGCTGGCGGTCGGGGTCGGGCTGCTCATGGCGGCTGGGCTGTTTATCAAGCGCATGAGCGATCTGACCGACACTGCGGAACTGCCGCGCAGCTACCACCAAGCGTTGCACGACATGCCCGACCAGGTGCAGAGCTACGCGATTCGCGGGCCGTTGTTCTTCGGCGCGGCGGAAAAAGCCCTCAGCGTGCTGCGTAAGTTCAGCTCGGGGGTCAAGGTCGTGGTAGTGGAAATGAGCGCGGTGCCCATGCTCGATATGACTGCACTGGCAGCGCTGGACAGCGTGTTGGTTGAATACCGCAGTGCAGGGGTCGGCCTGATCCTGGTCGGGACCACGCCGAGGGTGCGCTTGAAATTACGCCGGGCCGGCGTGCATCGGCTTGAAGGGCAACTGGCTTACGTGCGCGACCTGCAACAAGCGCGAGTAAAAGCGTTGCGCTGGCTGGGTCAGGATGACGTGCGATAG
- a CDS encoding WbuC family cupin fold metalloprotein — protein MSAPRFLDQSLFADLAEKAAASPRGRQHHNFHQMEEPCHRMAVGMQPGTYIPPHRHLSADKAECLLVLKGALGLLVFDEDGQLLSKRLMQAGGDCVGVDLPPGVFHGLVVLAPDTLMFECKAGPYRPVSEAELAQWAPREGEAGVAEYHAWMRAQFE, from the coding sequence ATGAGCGCTCCGCGTTTTCTCGACCAGTCGCTGTTTGCCGATCTCGCCGAGAAAGCGGCGGCGAGTCCGCGTGGCCGGCAGCACCACAATTTCCATCAGATGGAAGAGCCGTGTCACCGCATGGCGGTGGGGATGCAGCCAGGTACTTACATTCCGCCACATCGCCATCTGAGTGCCGACAAGGCTGAATGTTTGTTGGTGCTCAAGGGTGCGCTGGGCCTGTTGGTGTTCGATGAGGACGGCCAATTGCTGAGCAAACGGCTGATGCAGGCGGGCGGCGATTGCGTGGGTGTGGATTTGCCTCCGGGCGTTTTTCACGGTTTGGTCGTGCTGGCGCCGGACACCCTGATGTTTGAATGCAAAGCCGGTCCCTATCGTCCGGTCAGCGAAGCCGAGCTTGCACAGTGGGCTCCGCGCGAAGGCGAGGCGGGGGTGGCCGAGTATCACGCCTGGATGCGTGCGCAGTTCGAGTAG
- the hemH gene encoding ferrochelatase, with protein sequence MTDHALLLVNLGSPASTKVADVRSYLNQFLMDPYVIDLAWPIRRLLVSLILVKRPEQSAHAYASIWWDEGSPLVVLSQRLQKAMVKEWTQGTVELAMRYGEPSIETTLTRLAAQGIHKVTLAPLYPQFADSTVTTVIEEAKRVVRAKHLKLQFSVLQPFYDQPEYIEALAEHVRPHLQQEHDHLLLSFHGLPERHLHKLDPTGNHCFKGSDCCQTASAEVLATCYRAQCLRTAALFAERLGLPEGKWSVSFQSRLGRAKWIEPYTEARLEALAQQGVKKILVMCPAFVADCIETLEEIGDRGREQFREAGGDDLVLIPCLNDDPDWASALNTLCERAPLML encoded by the coding sequence ATGACCGATCACGCGCTGTTGCTGGTCAATCTGGGTTCACCGGCGTCGACCAAGGTGGCGGATGTCCGCAGCTACCTGAATCAATTTTTGATGGACCCCTATGTTATTGACCTGGCTTGGCCTATTCGGCGCTTGCTGGTGTCACTGATCCTGGTCAAGCGCCCCGAGCAGTCGGCGCATGCCTACGCCTCGATCTGGTGGGATGAAGGTTCGCCGCTGGTGGTGCTGAGCCAGCGTTTGCAAAAAGCCATGGTCAAGGAGTGGACCCAAGGCACGGTCGAGCTGGCGATGCGGTATGGCGAGCCGTCAATCGAGACGACGCTCACGCGCCTGGCGGCCCAGGGTATTCATAAGGTGACGCTGGCGCCGCTGTATCCGCAGTTTGCCGACAGCACCGTGACCACGGTGATCGAAGAGGCAAAGCGGGTCGTGCGGGCGAAACACCTGAAGCTACAGTTTTCGGTGCTGCAACCTTTTTACGACCAACCCGAATATATTGAGGCGCTGGCGGAACATGTCCGGCCGCATTTGCAGCAGGAACATGACCATCTTTTGTTGAGCTTCCACGGCCTGCCAGAGCGGCATCTGCACAAGCTTGATCCGACGGGCAATCATTGTTTCAAGGGCTCTGATTGCTGCCAGACGGCGTCTGCAGAAGTGCTTGCCACATGCTATCGCGCTCAGTGCCTGCGCACGGCTGCACTGTTCGCTGAGCGTTTGGGCTTGCCCGAAGGCAAATGGTCGGTGTCGTTTCAGTCACGGCTGGGCCGGGCCAAGTGGATCGAACCGTATACCGAGGCACGACTTGAAGCCTTGGCTCAGCAGGGGGTCAAGAAGATTCTGGTGATGTGCCCGGCGTTTGTCGCTGACTGCATTGAGACGCTGGAAGAAATCGGTGACCGTGGTCGCGAGCAATTTCGCGAAGCCGGTGGTGACGACTTGGTCCTGATCCCTTGCCTCAATGATGATCCTGACTGGGCCTCGGCGCTGAATACGCTGTGTGAGCGGGCGCCATTGATGCTTTGA
- the upp gene encoding uracil phosphoribosyltransferase, translated as MPIREIRHPLIRHKLGLMRRADISTKNFRELAQEVGALLTYEATKDLPLENYEIQGWAGTVQVEKIAGKKITVVPILRAGIGMLDGVLSLIPGAKVSAVGLARNEETLQAHTYLEKLVPEINERLAMIIDPMLATGSSMIAAIDLLKKAGCKEIRAMVLVAAPEGIAAVDKAHPDVMIYTASIDQCLNEHGYIIPGLGDAGDKIFGTKQKDA; from the coding sequence ATGCCTATCCGTGAGATCCGCCATCCGCTGATCCGCCACAAACTCGGCCTTATGCGCCGGGCTGACATTAGCACGAAGAACTTCCGCGAGCTTGCTCAGGAAGTCGGTGCGCTACTCACCTACGAGGCGACCAAAGACCTGCCGCTGGAAAACTACGAAATCCAGGGGTGGGCCGGCACTGTGCAGGTCGAGAAAATCGCTGGCAAAAAAATCACGGTGGTACCGATCCTGCGCGCCGGCATCGGCATGCTCGACGGGGTACTCAGCCTGATTCCGGGCGCCAAGGTCAGCGCCGTGGGCCTGGCCCGCAACGAAGAGACTCTGCAAGCGCATACCTATCTGGAAAAGCTGGTCCCGGAAATCAACGAGCGTCTGGCGATGATCATCGACCCGATGCTGGCCACCGGCAGCTCCATGATCGCCGCCATCGACCTGCTGAAAAAAGCGGGCTGCAAGGAAATCCGCGCCATGGTCCTGGTTGCCGCACCAGAGGGCATCGCTGCCGTGGATAAAGCGCACCCTGACGTGATGATCTACACCGCGTCCATCGATCAATGCCTGAACGAACACGGCTACATCATTCCGGGCCTGGGCGATGCCGGCGACAAGATATTCGGTACCAAGCAGAAGGACGCCTGA
- the mqo gene encoding malate dehydrogenase (quinone) has protein sequence MAHNEAVDVVLVGAGIMSATLAVLLKELDPSLTLEVVELMDSGAAESSNPWNNAGTGHAGLCELNYTPQAADGSVDIKKAVHINTQFEVSKEFWSYLAKKGTFGSSKSFITPVPHLSYVQGEAGVAFLKHRFEAMHKHHAFTAMEYTEDKAKLAEWMPLMMPGRPADERIAATRVMQGTDVNFGALTNQLLKHLSSTPDAQVKYCKRVTGLSRKGQGWSVSIKDVNTGNTREVDAKFVFLGAGGAALPLLQMSGIEESKGFGGFPVSGQWLRCDNPEVVKRHQAKVYSQAAVGSPPMSVPHLDTRVVDGKTSLLFGPYAGFTTKFLKHGSFLDLPLSVRAANIGPMLAVARDNMDLTKYLVSEVMQSMEQRLAALRRFYPEAKAEDWRLEVAGQRVQIIKKDPKKGGVLQFGTELVSAKDGSLAALLGASPGASVTVSIMLDLIERCFADKARNEWAAKLNEIFPAREKALETDAQLYQRINAQTNESLELVEKSSETKSFA, from the coding sequence ATGGCGCATAACGAAGCAGTCGATGTGGTATTGGTTGGGGCAGGCATCATGAGTGCCACCCTTGCAGTACTGCTTAAAGAGCTCGACCCCAGCCTTACGCTGGAAGTCGTTGAGCTGATGGATTCTGGTGCCGCGGAGAGTTCAAACCCGTGGAACAACGCCGGTACCGGCCACGCAGGGCTATGTGAGCTGAACTACACGCCGCAAGCGGCCGATGGCTCCGTCGACATCAAGAAAGCGGTGCACATCAACACCCAGTTCGAGGTATCGAAGGAATTCTGGTCCTACTTGGCCAAGAAAGGCACATTCGGCTCCTCGAAGTCCTTTATCACCCCGGTTCCGCATCTGAGCTACGTCCAGGGTGAAGCAGGCGTCGCGTTCCTGAAGCACCGCTTTGAAGCCATGCACAAGCATCATGCTTTCACTGCCATGGAATACACCGAAGACAAGGCCAAACTGGCCGAGTGGATGCCTTTGATGATGCCGGGGCGCCCTGCTGACGAGCGGATCGCCGCCACCCGCGTGATGCAAGGCACCGACGTCAACTTCGGCGCCTTGACCAATCAGTTGCTCAAGCACCTGTCCAGCACCCCGGACGCCCAGGTTAAATACTGCAAGCGCGTTACCGGTCTGAGCCGCAAGGGTCAGGGCTGGAGCGTAAGCATCAAGGACGTCAACACCGGCAATACCCGCGAAGTCGATGCCAAATTCGTGTTCCTTGGCGCAGGTGGCGCGGCGCTGCCGTTGCTGCAGATGTCAGGCATCGAAGAAAGCAAAGGTTTCGGTGGTTTCCCGGTCAGTGGTCAATGGCTGCGTTGCGACAACCCGGAAGTGGTCAAGCGCCACCAGGCCAAGGTCTACAGCCAGGCCGCCGTGGGTTCACCGCCGATGTCGGTGCCGCACCTCGACACCCGTGTCGTCGATGGCAAGACCTCTCTGCTGTTCGGGCCATACGCCGGCTTCACCACCAAGTTCCTCAAGCACGGCTCGTTCCTTGACCTGCCACTGTCGGTTCGCGCCGCCAACATCGGTCCGATGCTGGCCGTGGCGCGCGACAACATGGACCTGACCAAATACCTGGTCAGCGAAGTGATGCAGTCGATGGAGCAACGTCTTGCAGCGCTGCGTCGCTTCTACCCTGAAGCCAAGGCTGAAGACTGGCGCCTGGAAGTAGCTGGTCAGCGCGTGCAGATCATCAAGAAAGACCCGAAAAAAGGCGGCGTCCTGCAATTTGGTACCGAACTGGTTTCGGCCAAAGACGGTTCTCTGGCTGCCCTGCTCGGCGCCTCCCCAGGTGCCTCGGTAACTGTGTCGATCATGCTCGATTTGATCGAACGCTGCTTCGCGGACAAGGCTCGCAACGAATGGGCCGCCAAGCTCAACGAAATTTTCCCGGCTCGGGAAAAGGCTCTGGAAACCGACGCGCAGCTGTATCAGCGCATCAACGCCCAGACCAATGAAAGCCTGGAGTTGGTAGAGAAGAGCAGCGAGACCAAAAGCTTCGCTTAA
- a CDS encoding uracil-xanthine permease family protein codes for MKPDEFNDPLWRTVLSGAQMLFVAFGALVLMPLITGLDPNVALFTAGLGTLLFQIVTRRQVPVFLASSFAFITPIILAKGQFGLAATMGGVMAAGFVYTFLGLAVKVKGTGFIDRLLPPVVIGPVIISIGLAMAPIAANMAMGKGGDGAELIPYRTAMLISMPALLTTVIVAVFGKGIFRLVPIISGVLVGFALAFYFGVVDTAKIAAAPWLALPHFTAPEFNWQAILFIVPVALAPAIEHIGGVIAVGSVTGRDYLKTPGLHRTLLGDGIATTAAGLFGGPPNTTYAEVTGAVMLTKNYNPKIMTWAAIFAISLAFIGKFGALLQSIPIPVMGGILCLLFGSIAAVGMNTLIRHKVDLAEARNLVIVSVTLVFGIGGVLIGTGSGPDDFGLKGIALCAVVAIALNLLLPGNDSWKHKKKLEEML; via the coding sequence ATGAAGCCGGATGAGTTCAACGATCCGCTCTGGCGTACGGTTCTGTCGGGGGCACAAATGCTGTTTGTGGCCTTCGGTGCATTGGTCTTGATGCCACTGATCACCGGGCTCGATCCTAACGTGGCATTGTTCACCGCCGGGCTTGGCACACTGCTGTTCCAGATCGTCACCCGACGTCAGGTGCCCGTATTCCTGGCATCGAGCTTCGCCTTTATCACCCCGATCATTCTCGCCAAGGGTCAGTTCGGCCTGGCGGCGACCATGGGCGGCGTGATGGCGGCGGGCTTCGTTTACACCTTCCTGGGCCTGGCAGTGAAGGTCAAAGGCACCGGTTTTATCGACCGCCTGTTGCCGCCGGTGGTGATCGGTCCGGTGATCATCTCGATTGGTCTGGCCATGGCGCCGATTGCCGCGAACATGGCCATGGGCAAAGGCGGTGACGGCGCGGAACTGATCCCTTATCGCACCGCGATGTTGATCTCGATGCCAGCCCTGCTGACCACCGTGATCGTCGCGGTGTTCGGCAAAGGGATTTTCCGTCTGGTGCCGATTATTTCCGGGGTCCTGGTCGGCTTTGCTCTGGCGTTCTACTTCGGTGTGGTCGATACCGCGAAAATTGCCGCAGCCCCTTGGTTGGCACTTCCCCATTTCACCGCACCGGAATTCAACTGGCAGGCGATTCTGTTCATCGTTCCGGTCGCACTGGCACCGGCCATCGAGCATATCGGCGGAGTGATTGCGGTCGGCAGCGTGACCGGGCGCGACTACCTGAAAACGCCAGGCCTGCATCGCACCCTGCTCGGTGATGGTATTGCGACCACGGCGGCCGGCCTGTTTGGCGGACCTCCGAACACCACCTACGCCGAAGTCACGGGCGCGGTGATGCTGACCAAGAACTACAACCCGAAGATCATGACTTGGGCGGCGATATTCGCCATCAGCCTGGCCTTCATCGGCAAGTTCGGTGCGTTGCTACAAAGCATCCCGATTCCGGTGATGGGCGGGATTCTCTGCCTGCTGTTCGGCTCAATCGCGGCGGTGGGGATGAACACCCTGATCCGGCACAAAGTCGACCTGGCCGAAGCGCGAAATCTGGTGATTGTCTCGGTGACGCTGGTGTTTGGTATCGGCGGGGTATTGATTGGTACAGGCTCTGGCCCCGACGACTTCGGCCTCAAGGGCATTGCCCTGTGTGCCGTGGTCGCGATTGCGCTGAACCTGTTGCTGCCAGGCAATGACAGCTGGAAGCACAAGAAGAAGCTGGAGGAGATGCTTTAG